A genomic segment from uncultured Alistipes sp. encodes:
- a CDS encoding BACON domain-containing protein: MLIGCSKSVPDEPPAPQADHIVLTDGESSRDFSAEGGTWQIDFDATADWTAEQVIPIAVQWYHFTPRLGKAGAGSVTVTVLPNTTDEARSAEIRLSAGRTEQILSITQQAGHVELTTETEVRAFLERLYRDTDGENWRFNANWCSDKPISGWDGVRYENGLLSLWLGEKYLKGQMDLSGCTALVELRCAKNSLTEIDVSGCPLLREIDCTSNEITELNVSGCSSLDRLLCGYNQLTHLNLSSVSALTYLKCEYNRISAIDISACPWIATLNVAGNDLSTLDVAGRTELRDLFCYENRLTQLDLSGCEWLYLVNCGTNLLTELHVTGCSRLTDLYCYDNCLEQLDLEPLTAILEGLYCPGNRLTELDLKDFRQLTQLDCSDNALQRIDLTGCSTLQVFACPRNELQALDLTTCEMLSQLDCTSNRLTELDLTNAPSLWKLYCRDNPILAEIPEAFDRLQVFEHDARYEYRIETDPTTGEERTTATDMGRGWWYPGEPEKGAHER; this comes from the coding sequence ATGCTGATAGGATGCTCAAAATCGGTGCCCGACGAGCCGCCGGCACCGCAAGCCGACCATATTGTGCTGACTGACGGTGAATCTTCACGCGACTTTTCGGCTGAAGGAGGGACGTGGCAGATCGACTTCGATGCCACGGCAGACTGGACCGCCGAGCAGGTCATCCCGATCGCCGTGCAGTGGTATCATTTCACGCCGAGGCTTGGCAAGGCCGGAGCCGGAAGCGTAACCGTCACCGTGCTGCCCAACACTACGGACGAAGCCCGCAGCGCCGAGATCCGCCTTTCGGCCGGGCGGACCGAACAGATTTTGTCCATAACCCAGCAGGCCGGTCATGTCGAACTCACGACCGAGACCGAAGTGCGGGCTTTTCTCGAACGGCTCTATCGCGATACGGACGGTGAAAACTGGCGGTTCAACGCCAACTGGTGCAGCGACAAGCCTATCTCCGGATGGGATGGCGTACGCTACGAAAACGGACTGTTAAGCCTTTGGCTCGGCGAAAAGTACCTCAAGGGGCAAATGGACCTCTCGGGATGTACGGCGCTCGTTGAGCTGCGCTGTGCCAAAAACAGTCTCACGGAAATCGACGTGTCGGGGTGCCCGCTGCTCAGGGAGATCGACTGCACCAGCAACGAGATTACCGAACTGAACGTCTCGGGGTGCTCATCACTCGACAGACTGCTATGCGGATACAACCAGCTGACGCACCTCAACCTCTCGTCCGTCTCCGCGCTGACCTATCTCAAATGCGAGTACAACCGGATTTCGGCAATCGACATCTCAGCATGTCCCTGGATTGCGACGCTGAACGTGGCCGGGAATGACCTCTCGACCCTGGACGTAGCCGGCCGCACGGAATTACGCGACCTCTTCTGCTACGAGAACCGCCTCACGCAGCTCGACCTCTCCGGGTGCGAGTGGCTTTACCTGGTCAACTGCGGAACGAACCTATTGACCGAACTCCATGTCACCGGATGCAGTCGTCTTACGGATCTCTATTGTTACGACAATTGTCTCGAACAACTCGACCTCGAACCGCTCACCGCAATCCTCGAAGGACTCTACTGTCCGGGCAACCGCCTTACGGAACTCGACCTGAAGGATTTCCGGCAACTCACCCAGCTGGATTGCTCGGACAACGCCTTACAAAGGATCGACCTGACGGGCTGTTCAACCCTGCAGGTCTTCGCATGCCCCCGGAACGAACTTCAGGCACTCGACCTCACCACGTGCGAAATGCTCTCCCAGCTGGACTGCACGTCGAACCGGCTGACGGAACTCGACCTGACGAATGCCCCCTCGCTGTGGAAGCTCTATTGCCGGGACAATCCGATTCTGGCGGAGATCCCCGAGGCGTTCGACCGTCTGCAGGTATTCGAGCACGATGCCCGTTACGAATACCGTATCGAGACGGACCCGACGACTGGCGAGGAGCGCACCACAGCTACCGACATGGGCCGCGGTTGGTGGTATCCCGGCGAACCGGAGAAAGGGGCTCACGAACGTTAA
- a CDS encoding immunity 17 family protein: MSQTSNYPNELLSGIMPENPHYGYLIAAAVLLFWLIGVICGWKWTYSRPGSYRGNFLLDLLGPKTYRLVLGVFLVVMLALVLYLFVRTE; the protein is encoded by the coding sequence ATGAGCCAGACATCAAATTACCCGAATGAGTTGCTCTCGGGTATTATGCCCGAGAATCCTCACTATGGCTATCTGATAGCCGCTGCCGTGTTGCTATTCTGGCTCATTGGTGTTATCTGTGGTTGGAAATGGACCTATTCACGACCAGGTAGTTACAGGGGTAATTTCTTGTTGGATCTATTGGGCCCGAAAACCTATCGTCTGGTACTTGGAGTATTCCTTGTTGTGATGCTTGCACTCGTCCTTTATCTTTTCGTGCGTACTGAATAA
- a CDS encoding site-specific integrase: protein MLPRTTFSVVFFCKKTKITKKGKAPIYARITTTGQSTEVYTQCQIEPKRWNQRLERSLYKDEVDQQINRIIASYRASILAAYDRLIQENRTPTCFAVKQLLGSASSSRMVLAEFGKYCEKRQQEVGTRITQLTANKYHRLLRYMTEYIRQMYGKEDLPLEAVDYAYVDGLNTYMQTACNCHNNGAVNLLCCLKNFLLYAIRNEWIEKNPFRYYKMKIDKTNVKVPLTKAELDLLLKRPMPNERLDRIRDVFCFCALTGLAFTDVDHLRREHFTTDEEGQLWIHKPREKTAVMSRVPVLPQAAALLEKYRDDANCRARGKLLPVPSNTKMNAYLKEIADICQIPKHLTTHCARHWHQKYLLNDRYLQKSAG from the coding sequence ATGTTGCCACGAACCACCTTCAGCGTCGTCTTCTTCTGCAAGAAGACCAAAATCACGAAAAAGGGCAAGGCCCCGATCTATGCCCGCATCACCACGACCGGCCAGTCGACCGAAGTCTACACGCAGTGCCAGATCGAGCCCAAACGTTGGAACCAGCGCCTCGAACGCTCGCTCTACAAGGATGAGGTCGACCAGCAGATCAACCGCATCATCGCCAGCTACCGGGCCTCGATCCTTGCCGCCTACGATCGGCTGATCCAGGAGAACAGGACACCGACCTGCTTTGCCGTCAAACAGCTGCTGGGCTCCGCCTCATCGAGTAGGATGGTGCTGGCGGAGTTCGGCAAATACTGCGAGAAACGCCAGCAGGAGGTCGGCACCCGCATCACGCAGCTCACGGCCAACAAGTACCACCGCCTGCTGCGCTACATGACCGAATATATCCGGCAGATGTACGGCAAGGAGGACCTTCCGCTGGAGGCGGTCGATTATGCCTACGTCGATGGATTGAATACCTACATGCAGACGGCCTGCAACTGCCACAACAACGGAGCGGTCAATCTGCTCTGCTGTTTGAAAAACTTTCTGCTCTATGCCATCCGCAACGAATGGATCGAGAAGAATCCTTTTCGCTACTACAAGATGAAGATCGACAAGACGAATGTCAAGGTGCCGCTGACGAAGGCGGAACTGGATCTGCTGTTGAAGCGGCCGATGCCCAACGAGCGTCTGGACCGGATTCGGGACGTCTTCTGCTTCTGCGCGCTGACGGGATTGGCCTTCACGGATGTCGACCACCTGCGGCGGGAACACTTCACAACGGACGAGGAGGGACAACTGTGGATCCATAAACCGCGGGAGAAGACTGCGGTGATGAGCCGTGTTCCGGTACTTCCGCAGGCAGCGGCCCTGCTGGAGAAGTACCGCGACGATGCCAACTGTCGGGCGCGGGGCAAGCTGCTGCCTGTCCCGTCGAATACGAAGATGAACGCCTACCTAAAGGAGATAGCAGATATCTGCCAGATTCCCAAGCATCTGACTACGCATTGCGCAAGGCATTGGCATCAGAAGTACTTGCTGAATGATAGATATTTACAGAAGTCAGCCGGTTGA
- a CDS encoding TolC family protein produces MKRIVLTYCTVLLGILAAAAQTEAPAGTRTPEAAPMSRQVPEIPGNQTPGTAPTPGEIADRTRDTATLAKTWTLNECLRYALENNIQLRQSRNDYLSGLEDTKEAKAAMLPSLTASTTQGFTNYPSTNVSDRNTYTGTYGIDAGLTLYEGGKLRTAVKQQQVQNRIDKLSVAEAENDIRIAIVQAYMQALYAAEAVTVADNTAAVSRAQRDRAAELWKAGSISRVDLAQLESQLASDLYQATTARTSLDNYRLQLKQLLELDITEEMNLATPVIQESEVLSALPAKAAIYATALEAMPEIKRGELAVESTELGIRQAQAGFYPSVSLTAGIGTGHMSNGGYESGSQIWNRFNENVGLTLSVPIFSNRRNRTAVNKARLEAENSRLTWQDLQKTLLQEVESAYLDALSAQAQYRAAAEKERYARESFDLTQEQFNIGAKNTVELITAQNEWSSARQEVLQAKYMALLNIELLNIYQGRDTTTIN; encoded by the coding sequence ATGAAACGAATCGTACTGACATATTGCACCGTATTGCTGGGGATTCTCGCAGCTGCGGCTCAAACCGAGGCTCCGGCCGGGACCCGAACGCCAGAAGCGGCCCCGATGTCCCGGCAGGTTCCGGAAATTCCGGGAAATCAAACACCCGGAACAGCCCCGACACCCGGGGAGATCGCCGATAGGACCCGGGACACCGCAACCCTCGCAAAGACCTGGACACTGAACGAATGCCTGCGGTATGCGCTGGAGAACAATATCCAACTGCGCCAGAGCCGCAACGACTACCTCTCGGGACTCGAAGACACGAAAGAGGCCAAAGCGGCGATGCTGCCGTCGCTGACCGCCTCAACGACCCAGGGATTCACGAACTACCCCTCGACGAACGTCTCCGACCGCAACACCTACACCGGGACCTACGGCATCGACGCCGGGCTGACCCTCTACGAGGGCGGCAAACTCCGCACGGCGGTCAAACAGCAGCAGGTGCAGAACCGGATCGACAAACTGTCGGTCGCAGAGGCCGAAAACGACATCCGCATCGCCATCGTACAGGCCTACATGCAGGCACTCTATGCCGCGGAAGCCGTGACGGTTGCCGACAATACGGCCGCAGTATCCCGGGCGCAGCGCGACCGTGCCGCGGAGTTGTGGAAAGCCGGCTCGATCAGCCGGGTCGATCTCGCGCAGCTCGAAAGCCAACTCGCGAGCGATCTCTACCAGGCCACCACGGCCCGGACGTCGCTCGACAACTACCGGCTCCAGCTCAAACAGCTGCTGGAGCTCGACATAACGGAGGAGATGAACCTTGCCACGCCTGTCATCCAAGAGAGTGAGGTGTTGTCAGCCCTTCCTGCCAAAGCCGCAATCTATGCAACGGCACTGGAGGCCATGCCCGAGATCAAGCGGGGCGAACTGGCCGTAGAATCGACGGAACTGGGCATCCGACAGGCTCAGGCAGGGTTCTATCCCTCCGTTTCCCTGACCGCCGGGATCGGAACGGGACACATGTCCAACGGCGGATACGAAAGCGGCAGCCAGATCTGGAACCGCTTCAACGAGAATGTGGGACTTACGCTGAGCGTCCCGATCTTCTCCAATCGCCGCAACCGCACGGCGGTGAACAAGGCGCGGCTCGAAGCCGAGAACAGCCGCCTTACGTGGCAGGATCTGCAGAAAACGCTGCTGCAGGAGGTGGAGTCGGCCTATCTGGATGCCCTGTCAGCGCAGGCGCAGTACCGGGCCGCGGCGGAGAAGGAGCGTTATGCCCGGGAGAGTTTCGACCTCACGCAGGAGCAGTTCAACATCGGGGCGAAGAACACCGTCGAACTGATCACGGCCCAGAACGAATGGTCGTCGGCACGGCAGGAGGTGCTGCAGGCGAAATACATGGCGCTGCTGAACATCGAGCTGCTGAACATCTACCAGGGGCGCGACACGACTACGATCAACTAA